In Ipomoea triloba cultivar NCNSP0323 chromosome 7, ASM357664v1, a single genomic region encodes these proteins:
- the LOC116023999 gene encoding heavy metal-associated isoprenylated plant protein 6-like, translating into MPNQVCCMEMRINLDCPACCKKMRRVLLKMKEIETHMIERQQCRVCICGRFDPAEVAIKIRKKMKRRVEIMDVQLFNNQEEEEEEGHQIPHGDFDQPIAQPA; encoded by the exons ATGCCTAATCAG GTATGTTGCATGGAGATGAGGATTAATCTGGACTGTCCAGCTTGTTGCAAGAAAATGAGACGAGTCCTGCTGAAAATGAAGG aaaTAGAGACGCATATGATAGAGAGGCAACAGTGCAGAGTATGCATATGCGGGAGATTCGATCCAGCAGAAGTAGCAATAAAGATAAGGAAGAAAATGAAGCGTAGAGTAGAGATAATGGATGTTCAGCTATTCAATAaccaggaagaagaagaagaagaaggccaCCAAATCCCCCATGGCGACTTCGACCAACCCATCGCTCAGCCTGCGTAA
- the LOC116025273 gene encoding putative late blight resistance protein homolog R1B-14 encodes MDTIVDGLINRVAQTVEQNAALILGIKDQVEDLVRELRSFQAYLTEAARNESWKDNAVLVEVEQSIRNVARDAEDAIDKYIVERRIHKAKPALKRWAEKAVYYTKVNLSAREIEGIKERAKKIRQDYAHPLELLQGSSHNNHQPAVLQAPVVEEDDVVGFDDEAKTIKDRLTKGSKDTSFISIVGMAGLGKTTLTKMVFNDTDIQYEFFTRLWVYVSRSMNRRQIFMDIISRFTKQTDDFKNVSEELLAESIKEYLKGGKYFIVMDDVWFKKDWDLLKIAFPNNQNGSRVLVTTRDTGVATHADSYAKPHNLKFLDNKESLELLKKKVFRKEAFPEYLEPPGRKIAEKCNGLPLAVVVIAGVLLNKDQVSSWNDVAKNPIPILNRQTQDYNNILRLSYNQLPNHTKDCFLYLAAFPMGHEISVWKLIRLWIAEGFIPTVPKSTLEGTADSYLREIVSRNLLMVVKRRADGDIKTCRLHDTLYEFCKDEAVKNYLFNEINGAKIEGNENYRRLCIRSSVKDFIGSEDKPSGEHIRSLLASHKLDVPKEHLAAIPKAYPFLKVFDVENLKFEILPKEFYQLYHLRYVAVSTDLKILPKPFTNQWNMETIVFNTSQSSVEVKAEIWKLAKIRHIIANAQLQFPTPPNCRDKCEDLQTLSPISPKSCTEAILEKMPNLLKLGVRGDLVELLESKGGLYLFDNVRKLYNLQNLKLVHEPANDQGSTIRNFPDKFPSKIRKLTLSNTSIDWKHISALGSLNELEVLKLKESAVKGDYWELNKTTVFMSLRFLHIGRTDLVGWTCEKNSFPALNKLCLSHCTSLEAVPLAFKDVKSLKVMELFCTNKKAAASAKIIQREKQAGGLDLSIYPPADN; translated from the exons ATGGACACAATTGTAGACGGGCTGATAAACAGGGTAGCACAAACTGTAGAACAGAACGCGGCTCTGATTCTCGGGATCAAGGATCAGGTTGAAGATCTGGTGAGAGAGCTTAGGTCATTCCAGGCATATCTCACTGAAGCAGCGAGGAACGAAAGCTGGAAAGACAACGCTGTGCTGGTAGAAGTGGAGCAGAGTATTCGCAATGTTGCGAGGGACGCTGAAGATGCGATTGATAAATATATTGTTGAGCGAAGGATCCACAAGGCGAAACCCGCCCTGAAGAGATGGGCGGAAAAAGCTGTTTATTATACCAAGGTTAATCTATCTGCCAGGGAGATCGAAGGCATCAAGGAAAGGGCCAAGAAAATCCGTCAAGATTACGCCCATCCCCTCGAGTTACTCCAAGGCAGTTCGCACAATAATCATCAGCCCGCCGTCCTCCAG GCTCCTGTGGTGGAAGAAGATGATGTGGTAGGTTTTGATGATGAGGCTAAAACTATAAAAGATCGTCTCACTAAAGGATCAAAAGATACgtctttcatttcaattgtAGGAATGGCTGGATTGGGCAAAACTACATTGACTAAAATGGTATTCAATGATACTGATATTCAGTATGAGTTTTTTACTCGACTTTGGGTTTACGTGTCTAGAAGTATGAATAGGAGACAGATATTCATGGACATTATAAGTAGGTTTACCAAGCAAACTGATGATTTCAAGAATGTATCGGAGGAACTATTAGCTGAAAGCATCAAGGAATATTTGAAGGGCGGGAAGTATTTCATTGTGATGGATGATGTTTGGTTCAAGAAAGACTGGGATCTTTTGAAAATTGCTTTTCCTAATAACCAGAATGGGAGTAGAGTATTGGTAACAACACGTGATACTGGGGTGGCTACACATGCGGATTCTTATGCCAAGCCACATAACTTAAAATTTTTGGATAATAAGGAAAGCTTGGAGTTACTAAAAAAGAAAGTTTTCCGCAAGGAAGCTTTTCCTGAGTATCTTGAACCCCCGGGGAGAAAAATTGCAGAGAAATGCAATGGGTTACCGCTAGCAGTAGTGGTTATTGCTGGTGTCCTCCTTAATAAAGACCAAGTCTCATCGTGGAATGATGTGGCCAAAAATCCTATTCCAATACTCAATCGCCAAACCCAAGACTACAATAATATACTAAGATTGAGTTACAATCAGTTGCCTAACCACACAAAGGATTGTTTCTTGTATCTTGCAGCATTCCCAATGGGACATGAGATTTCTGTTTGGAAACTGATTCGATTATGGATTGCAGAAGGATTTATTCCTACTGTACCCAAATCCACCCTGGAGGGCACAGCTGACTCATACTTGAGGGAAATTGTGAGCAGGAATCTGCTGATGGTGGTGAAAAGAAGAGCCGATGGTGATATCAAAACATGCCGCCTTCATGACACTTTGTATGAGTTTTGTAAGGATGAAGCTGTAAAGAATTATCTCTTCAATGAGATAAATGGGGCAAAAATAGAAGGAAATGAAAATTATCGTCGCTTGTGCATCCGTTCCTCTGTTAAAGACTTTATAGGTTCGGAGGACAAGCCATCAGGTGAGCACATCCGCTCTCTTCTAGCATCTCACAAATTAGATGTTCCAAAAGAGCACTTGGCAGCTATCCCAAAGGCCTACCCCTTTCTCAAAGTCTTTGATGTGGAAAACCTCAAATTCGAAATTTTGCCAAAAGAGTTCTATCAGCTGTATCATCTGCGCTACGTGGCTGTCTCAACCGACCTCAAAATCCTTCCAAAGCCATTCACAAACCAATGGAACATGGAGACTATTGTGTTCAATACCTCCCAAAGTAGTGTTGAAGTTAAGGCTGAGATATGGAAGTTGGCAAAAATAAGGCATATCATAGCCAATGCTCAGCTGCAATTTCCTACTCCTCCAAATTGCAGAGACAAGTGTGAAGACTTGCAAACTCTTTCCCCTATATCACCTAAGAGCTGCACAGAAGCCATCTTAGAGAAAATGCCCAACCTTCTGAAATTGGGGGTTCGTGGGGATTTAGTAGAGCTTCTCGAGAGCAAGGGAGGACTTTACTTATTTGACAATGTTCGGAAGCTGTATAACCTGCAAAATCTGAAACTCGTGCACGAACCTGCCAATGACCAGGGTAGCACAATAAGGAACTTCCCTGACAAATTTCCGTCCAAAATAAGAAAGCTCACTCTATCCAACACCTCCATAGATTGGAAACACATTAGTGCATTGGGATCCCTTAACGAGCTGGAGGTCCTCAAGTTGAAAGAATCAGCAGTGAAGGGGGACTATTGGGAGCTAAACAAAACTACTGTTTTTATGAGTCTCCGATTCTTGCACATTGGGAGAACGGACTTGGTGGGCTGGACTTGTGAGAAGAATAGTTTTCCTGCGCTCAACAAGCTTTGCCTCTCACATTGCACATCCCTTGAGGCAGTCCCACTCGCCTTCAAGGATGTTAAAAGCCTGAAAGTTATGGAGTTGTTTTGTACCAACAAAAAAGCTGCTGCTTCTGCAAAAATAATCCAAAGAGAAAAGCAAGCGGGTGGGCTTGATCTCTCCATTTATCCTCCTGCAGATAACTGA